A single genomic interval of Sander lucioperca isolate FBNREF2018 chromosome 9, SLUC_FBN_1.2, whole genome shotgun sequence harbors:
- the LOC116045783 gene encoding phosphoglucomutase-1-like isoform X1 — translation MDNSPLQVLTVPTAPYPDQRPGTSGLKKKVYVFQSRRNYLHNFIQSIFSSIDLRDRQGSTVVVGGDGRFFNRTAIEVIVQMAAANGVGRVIIGHHGIMSTPAISCVIRKYKAIGGIILTASHNPGGPDGDFGIKFNTANGGPAKEAVTNKIFQISRTIEEFAICPGIQVDLTTLGKQMFDLENKFKPFTVEIVDSVESYANLLRNIFDFAALKEILSGENHIKIRLDAMHGVVGPYVRRILCEELGCPTNSAVNCVPLEDFGGQHPDPNLTYAADLVDSMKEGQYDFGAAFDGDGDRNMILGKHGFFVAPPDSVAVIADNIFCIPYFQHTGVRGFARSMPTSAALDRVAKATKIELYETPTGWKFFGNLMDAGRLSLCGEESFGTGGDHIREKDGLWAVLAWLSILATRRQSVEDILKDHWLKYGRNYFTRYDYENIDIDVACEMMEDLEILIAGKSFVKQRFAVEDKIYQVEKADNFEYTDPVDSTISRNQGLRIIFSDGSRIIYRLSGTGSDGATVRIYIDSYEKEQIFEDTQVMLAPLATIALKISQLHHRTGRSGPSVIT, via the exons ATGGACAACAGTCCTCTGCAGGTGTTGACTGTCCCCACAGCTCCCTACCCTGACCAAAGACCCGGCACCAGCGGCCTGAAGAAAAAGGTCTATGTATTCCAGTCTAGGAGGAACTACCTGCACAACTTTATCCAGAGTATCTTCTCCTCTATTGACCTACGTGACCGCCAGGGATCAACAGTGGTGGTGGGGGGAGACGGTCGCTTTTTCAACCGAACAGCTATTGAGGTCATTGTGCAGATGGCAGCTGCCAACGGG GTGGGTCGTGTGATCATTGGACACCACGGGATAATGTCCACACCAGCCATCTCCTGTGTAATCAGGAAATACAAAGCCATCGGTGGCATCATCCTCACTGCCAGCCACAACCCTGGTGGACCTGATGGAGACTTTGGCATTAAGTTCAATACTGCAAATGGAG GCCCAGCCAAGGAGGCTGTCACAAATAAGATCTTTCAGATCAGCAGGACCATTGAGGAGTTTGCCATCTGTCCTGGAATACAAGTGGATCTGACAACCCTGGGCAAACAGATGTTTGACCTGGAGAACAAGTTCAAACCCTTCACAG TGGAAATTGTAGACTCTGTGGAATCCTATGCTAACTTGTTGAGGAACATCTTTGACTTTGCTGCTCTGAAGGAGATTCTATCTGGTGAAAACCACATCAAGATAAGACTAGATGCCATGCATGGAG TGGTAGGACCATATGTGAGGAGAATCCTCTGTGAGGAGCTGGGCTGCCCTACCAATTCTGCCGTCAACTGTGTCCCATTGGAGGACTTTGGGGGTCAACACCCAGATCCTAACCTCACCTATGCTGCAGATCTGGTTGACAGCATGAAAGAAGGACAGTATGATTTTGGTGCAGCATTCGATGGTGATGGG GACCGTAACATGATCCTTGGTAAACACGGCTTCTTCGTTGCCCCACCTGACTCTGTGGCTGTGATTGCTGACAACATCTTCTGCATCCCATACTTCCAGCATACAGGGGTGAGAGGCTTCGCCCGCAGCATGCCCACAAGCGCAGCCTTAGACAG AGTAGCCAAGGCAACAAAAATAGAATTATATGAAACTCCCACTGGGTGGAAGTTCTTTGGGAACTTGATGGATGCAGGCAGACTGTCTTTGTGTGGAGAGGAAAGCTTTGGTACAG GTGGAGACCATATTCGTGAAAAGGATGGGCTTTGGGCCGTGCTGGCATGGCTGTCCATCCTGGCCACTAGAAGGCAGAGTGTGGAGGATATTCTAAAGGACCACTGGCTAAAATATGGAAGAAACTACTTCACCAG ATATGACTATGAGAACATAGACATAGATGTAGCCTGTgagatgatggaggatttgGAGATTCTGATCGCCGGAAAGTCCTTCGTGAAGCAGAGATTTGCTGTGGAGGACAAGATCTACCAAGTGGAAAAAGCAGACAACTTTGAGTACACAGACCCGGTAGACAGCACCATCTCCAGGAACCAG GGTCTGCGGATAATCTTTTCTGATGGTTCTCGAATCATCTACAGACTCAGTGGGACAGGTAGTGATGGGGCGACAGTTCGGATCTACATAGACAGCTATGAGAAGGAGCAAATCTTTGAAGACACGCAG GTGATGCTGGCACCCCTGGCAACCATCGCTCTGAAGATTTCCCAGCTCCATCACAGGACAGGTCGAAGTGGCCCATCAGTCATCACATGA
- the LOC116045783 gene encoding phosphoglucomutase-1-like isoform X2, with protein MPANSHTHTHTCVTFSQVGRVIIGHHGIMSTPAISCVIRKYKAIGGIILTASHNPGGPDGDFGIKFNTANGGPAKEAVTNKIFQISRTIEEFAICPGIQVDLTTLGKQMFDLENKFKPFTVEIVDSVESYANLLRNIFDFAALKEILSGENHIKIRLDAMHGVVGPYVRRILCEELGCPTNSAVNCVPLEDFGGQHPDPNLTYAADLVDSMKEGQYDFGAAFDGDGDRNMILGKHGFFVAPPDSVAVIADNIFCIPYFQHTGVRGFARSMPTSAALDRVAKATKIELYETPTGWKFFGNLMDAGRLSLCGEESFGTGGDHIREKDGLWAVLAWLSILATRRQSVEDILKDHWLKYGRNYFTRYDYENIDIDVACEMMEDLEILIAGKSFVKQRFAVEDKIYQVEKADNFEYTDPVDSTISRNQGLRIIFSDGSRIIYRLSGTGSDGATVRIYIDSYEKEQIFEDTQVMLAPLATIALKISQLHHRTGRSGPSVIT; from the exons ATGCCAgccaactcacacacacacacacacacctgtgtgaCATTTTCTCAGGTGGGTCGTGTGATCATTGGACACCACGGGATAATGTCCACACCAGCCATCTCCTGTGTAATCAGGAAATACAAAGCCATCGGTGGCATCATCCTCACTGCCAGCCACAACCCTGGTGGACCTGATGGAGACTTTGGCATTAAGTTCAATACTGCAAATGGAG GCCCAGCCAAGGAGGCTGTCACAAATAAGATCTTTCAGATCAGCAGGACCATTGAGGAGTTTGCCATCTGTCCTGGAATACAAGTGGATCTGACAACCCTGGGCAAACAGATGTTTGACCTGGAGAACAAGTTCAAACCCTTCACAG TGGAAATTGTAGACTCTGTGGAATCCTATGCTAACTTGTTGAGGAACATCTTTGACTTTGCTGCTCTGAAGGAGATTCTATCTGGTGAAAACCACATCAAGATAAGACTAGATGCCATGCATGGAG TGGTAGGACCATATGTGAGGAGAATCCTCTGTGAGGAGCTGGGCTGCCCTACCAATTCTGCCGTCAACTGTGTCCCATTGGAGGACTTTGGGGGTCAACACCCAGATCCTAACCTCACCTATGCTGCAGATCTGGTTGACAGCATGAAAGAAGGACAGTATGATTTTGGTGCAGCATTCGATGGTGATGGG GACCGTAACATGATCCTTGGTAAACACGGCTTCTTCGTTGCCCCACCTGACTCTGTGGCTGTGATTGCTGACAACATCTTCTGCATCCCATACTTCCAGCATACAGGGGTGAGAGGCTTCGCCCGCAGCATGCCCACAAGCGCAGCCTTAGACAG AGTAGCCAAGGCAACAAAAATAGAATTATATGAAACTCCCACTGGGTGGAAGTTCTTTGGGAACTTGATGGATGCAGGCAGACTGTCTTTGTGTGGAGAGGAAAGCTTTGGTACAG GTGGAGACCATATTCGTGAAAAGGATGGGCTTTGGGCCGTGCTGGCATGGCTGTCCATCCTGGCCACTAGAAGGCAGAGTGTGGAGGATATTCTAAAGGACCACTGGCTAAAATATGGAAGAAACTACTTCACCAG ATATGACTATGAGAACATAGACATAGATGTAGCCTGTgagatgatggaggatttgGAGATTCTGATCGCCGGAAAGTCCTTCGTGAAGCAGAGATTTGCTGTGGAGGACAAGATCTACCAAGTGGAAAAAGCAGACAACTTTGAGTACACAGACCCGGTAGACAGCACCATCTCCAGGAACCAG GGTCTGCGGATAATCTTTTCTGATGGTTCTCGAATCATCTACAGACTCAGTGGGACAGGTAGTGATGGGGCGACAGTTCGGATCTACATAGACAGCTATGAGAAGGAGCAAATCTTTGAAGACACGCAG GTGATGCTGGCACCCCTGGCAACCATCGCTCTGAAGATTTCCCAGCTCCATCACAGGACAGGTCGAAGTGGCCCATCAGTCATCACATGA
- the LOC116045780 gene encoding leptin receptor gene-related protein isoform X1, translating to MSGRLLSYCRFKTPDDKEGKPHGGSRKFVYQEGEHINNTQSTEQKFHTFIAMAGIKALVGLSFSGAIGLTFLLLGCALEQYGVYWPLFVLIFYILSPIPTFISRRLSDDTDSSSNACRELAYFLTTGIVVSSFGLPIVLARTSTIQWGACGLVMTGNAVIFLTILGFFVVFGGGDDFSWEQW from the exons ATGTCAGGCAGACTGCTAAGCTACTGTCGCTTTAAGACACCTGATGACAAAGAAGGAAAACCCCATGGAGGAAGCAGGAAGTTCGTTTACCAAGAAGGAGAGCACATAAACAATACACAAAGCACAGAGCAAAAGTTTCACACCTTCATCGCAATGGCTGGCATTAAAG CACTGGTTGGGTTGTCCTTCAGTGGTGCCATTGGACTAACATTTCTTCTTCTGGGCTGTGCACTGGAACAGTACGG GGTATACTGGCCGCTGTTTGTCCTGATTTTCTACATATTAAGCCCCATCCCAACCTTCATATCCAGACGCCTCAGTGATGACACTGACTCCTCCAGCAATGCATGCAGAGAGCTGGCTTACTTCTTAACAACTGGCATTGTGGTATCATCTTTTGGGCTTCCCATTGTGCTAGCCCGCACTAGCACA ATCCAGTGGGGTGCTTGCGGTCTGGTGATGACAGGAAACGCTGTCATCTTTCTCACTATCCTTGGCTTCTTTGTCGTGTTTGGAGGTGGGGACGACTTCAGCTGGGAGCAGTGGTAG
- the LOC116045784 gene encoding angiopoietin-related protein 3-like isoform X1 has product MNRLIIDLIPDSVYKAQDPHCLRERAVSCSPNITNTQLEKQLDNKMRITLIPFLLALTAACVPALCGNEEQPVPKPEAPVGTRSSFAALDDVRLLANGLLQLGQSLREFVHKTKGQINDIVQKLNIFDHSFYQLSVLASKIKEEEEELKKTTVVLKANSEEIKGLSVEISSKVDGILQEKNRLQNKVDGMEEKLRSLTHGLVTSKQVGEINSLKELIHGQERSITELLKAMREQSDQLNHQRIMIKTLEEKLAVNTLTQETIERMPEILNSEAPTLTPYLTSSSTSTTDMMNLPSDCSDLFNRGEGVSGIYAIRPTGTEPFMAFCDMSKNHGATVIQRRRDGSVNFDQIWDKYENGFGDFQGEFWLGLRKIHALAAQGNSVLHIQLEDWKQGRHFIEYRFYLSGLDSNYTIHLTHLSGDLADPMSNHTGMMFSTKDRDNDNHQDSNCAHNYTGTAGGWWFNACGETNLNGRYFHMRPKGRSERRRGIQWRPGQKASYSLKLTQISVHPMASPSTTSSTSASSETDVFLRSSTRILQ; this is encoded by the exons ATGAACAGGTTAATCATTGACCTGATTCCAGACAGTGTGTATAAAGCCCAGGATCCTCACTGTTTGAGGGAGAGGGCTGTCAGTTGTTCACCTAACATCACCAACACACAGCTGGAGAAGCAGCTCGACAACAAAATGAGAATTACACTAATTCCCTTTTTGTTGGCCCTGACTGCTGCCTGTGTGCCTGCCCTCTGTGGCAACGAGGAGCAGCCTGTCCCCAAGCCCGAGGCCCCGGTTGGAACCCGCTCCAGCTTTGCTGCTCTGGACGATGTGCGCCTTCTGGCGAACGGCCTCCTTCAGCTGGGTCAGAGCCTTCGGGAGTTTGTGCACAAGACAAAGGGACAGATAAATGACATCGTCCAGAAGCTTAACATCTTTGACCATTCGTTTTACCAGCTATCAGTGCTCGCTAGTAAAattaaagaggaagaagaggagctgaagaagaccACCGTGGTACTGAAGGCTAACAGTGAAGAGATCAAGGGCCTGTCTGTTGAGATTAGCTCCAAAGTGGACGGCATCCTGCAGGAGAAGAATCGGTTACAGAACAAGGTGGATGGGATGGAGGAGAAGCTGCGCAGCCTGACACATGGCCTGGTGACGAGCAAACAAGTGGGAGAGATCAATAGTCTCAAG GAGTTGATCCACGGCCAGGAGCGGAGCATTACGGAGCTGCTGAAGGCTATGAGGGAACAGAGTGACCAGCTCAACCACCAAAGGATTATGATCAAGACTCTGGAGGAAAAG CTTGCAGTCAATACATTGACCCAGGAGACCATTGAGAGGATGCCTGAAATCCTGAACAGCGAAGCACCAACACTCACCCCTTATCTGACCTCAAGCTCTACCAGCACCACCGACATGATGA atctGCCATCAGACTGCAGTGACCTGTTCAACAGAGGGGAAGGAGTCAGCGGCATCTATGCCATCAGACCCACCGGAACAGAGCCCTTCATGGCCTTTTGTGACATGAGCAAAA ATCATGGAGCAACAGTCATTCAGCGAAGGAGGGATGGTTCAGTGAATTTTGATCAAATCTGGGACAAGTATGAAAATGGGTTTGGAGATTTTCAAG GGGAGTTTTGGCTGGGTCTCAGAAAGATCCACGCTCTAGCCGCTCAGGGAAACTCTGTCCTTCACATCCAGCTggaagactggaaacagggcaGGCACTTCATCGAATACAGATTTTACCTTAGTGGTCTTGACAGCAACTACACCATTCATCTCACGCATCTGTCAGGAGATTTGGCAGACCCCATGAGCAACCACACAGGCATGATGTTCTCCACCAAGGACAGGGACAATGACAACCACCAGGACTCCAACTGTGCTCACAACTACACAGGTACAGCAG GTGGATGGTGGTTCAATGCCTGCGGAGAGACCAATCTGAATGGGAGATATTTCCACATGAGACCTAAGGGGCGctcagagagaaggagagggattCAATGGAGGCCGGGTCAAAAGGCTTCTTACTCCCTCAAGCTCACTCAGATCTCTGTACACCCTATGGCTTCCCCCAGCACCACCTCCTCCACTTCAGCCTCATCTGAGACAGATGTCTTTCTGAGATCCAGCACCAGAATTCTCCAGTGA
- the LOC116045784 gene encoding angiopoietin-related protein 3-like isoform X2, producing the protein MNRLIIDLIPDSVYKAQDPHCLRERAVSCSPNITNTQLEKQLDNKMRITLIPFLLALTAACVPALCGNEEQPVPKPEAPVGTRSSFAALDDVRLLANGLLQLGQSLREFVHKTKGQINDIVQKLNIFDHSFYQLSVLASKIKEEEEELKKTTVVLKANSEEIKGLSVEISSKVDGILQEKNRLQNKVDGMEEKLRSLTHGLVTSKQVGEINSLKELIHGQERSITELLKAMREQSDQLNHQRIMIKTLEEKLAVNTLTQETIERMPEILNSEAPTLTPYLTSSSTSTTDMMNLPSDCSDLFNRGEGVSGIYAIRPTGTEPFMAFCDMSKNHGATVIQRRRDGSVNFDQIWDKYENGFGDFQGEFWLGLRKIHALAAQGNSVLHIQLEDWKQGRHFIEYRFYLSGLDSNYTIHLTHLSGDLADPMSNHTGMMFSTKDRDNDNHQDSNCAHNYTGGWWFNACGETNLNGRYFHMRPKGRSERRRGIQWRPGQKASYSLKLTQISVHPMASPSTTSSTSASSETDVFLRSSTRILQ; encoded by the exons ATGAACAGGTTAATCATTGACCTGATTCCAGACAGTGTGTATAAAGCCCAGGATCCTCACTGTTTGAGGGAGAGGGCTGTCAGTTGTTCACCTAACATCACCAACACACAGCTGGAGAAGCAGCTCGACAACAAAATGAGAATTACACTAATTCCCTTTTTGTTGGCCCTGACTGCTGCCTGTGTGCCTGCCCTCTGTGGCAACGAGGAGCAGCCTGTCCCCAAGCCCGAGGCCCCGGTTGGAACCCGCTCCAGCTTTGCTGCTCTGGACGATGTGCGCCTTCTGGCGAACGGCCTCCTTCAGCTGGGTCAGAGCCTTCGGGAGTTTGTGCACAAGACAAAGGGACAGATAAATGACATCGTCCAGAAGCTTAACATCTTTGACCATTCGTTTTACCAGCTATCAGTGCTCGCTAGTAAAattaaagaggaagaagaggagctgaagaagaccACCGTGGTACTGAAGGCTAACAGTGAAGAGATCAAGGGCCTGTCTGTTGAGATTAGCTCCAAAGTGGACGGCATCCTGCAGGAGAAGAATCGGTTACAGAACAAGGTGGATGGGATGGAGGAGAAGCTGCGCAGCCTGACACATGGCCTGGTGACGAGCAAACAAGTGGGAGAGATCAATAGTCTCAAG GAGTTGATCCACGGCCAGGAGCGGAGCATTACGGAGCTGCTGAAGGCTATGAGGGAACAGAGTGACCAGCTCAACCACCAAAGGATTATGATCAAGACTCTGGAGGAAAAG CTTGCAGTCAATACATTGACCCAGGAGACCATTGAGAGGATGCCTGAAATCCTGAACAGCGAAGCACCAACACTCACCCCTTATCTGACCTCAAGCTCTACCAGCACCACCGACATGATGA atctGCCATCAGACTGCAGTGACCTGTTCAACAGAGGGGAAGGAGTCAGCGGCATCTATGCCATCAGACCCACCGGAACAGAGCCCTTCATGGCCTTTTGTGACATGAGCAAAA ATCATGGAGCAACAGTCATTCAGCGAAGGAGGGATGGTTCAGTGAATTTTGATCAAATCTGGGACAAGTATGAAAATGGGTTTGGAGATTTTCAAG GGGAGTTTTGGCTGGGTCTCAGAAAGATCCACGCTCTAGCCGCTCAGGGAAACTCTGTCCTTCACATCCAGCTggaagactggaaacagggcaGGCACTTCATCGAATACAGATTTTACCTTAGTGGTCTTGACAGCAACTACACCATTCATCTCACGCATCTGTCAGGAGATTTGGCAGACCCCATGAGCAACCACACAGGCATGATGTTCTCCACCAAGGACAGGGACAATGACAACCACCAGGACTCCAACTGTGCTCACAACTACACAG GTGGATGGTGGTTCAATGCCTGCGGAGAGACCAATCTGAATGGGAGATATTTCCACATGAGACCTAAGGGGCGctcagagagaaggagagggattCAATGGAGGCCGGGTCAAAAGGCTTCTTACTCCCTCAAGCTCACTCAGATCTCTGTACACCCTATGGCTTCCCCCAGCACCACCTCCTCCACTTCAGCCTCATCTGAGACAGATGTCTTTCTGAGATCCAGCACCAGAATTCTCCAGTGA
- the LOC116045780 gene encoding leptin receptor gene-related protein isoform X3: MAGIKALVGLSFSGAIGLTFLLLGCALEQYGVYWPLFVLIFYILSPIPTFISRRLSDDTDSSSNACRELAYFLTTGIVVSSFGLPIVLARTSTIQWGACGLVMTGNAVIFLTILGFFVVFGGGDDFSWEQW, from the exons ATGGCTGGCATTAAAG CACTGGTTGGGTTGTCCTTCAGTGGTGCCATTGGACTAACATTTCTTCTTCTGGGCTGTGCACTGGAACAGTACGG GGTATACTGGCCGCTGTTTGTCCTGATTTTCTACATATTAAGCCCCATCCCAACCTTCATATCCAGACGCCTCAGTGATGACACTGACTCCTCCAGCAATGCATGCAGAGAGCTGGCTTACTTCTTAACAACTGGCATTGTGGTATCATCTTTTGGGCTTCCCATTGTGCTAGCCCGCACTAGCACA ATCCAGTGGGGTGCTTGCGGTCTGGTGATGACAGGAAACGCTGTCATCTTTCTCACTATCCTTGGCTTCTTTGTCGTGTTTGGAGGTGGGGACGACTTCAGCTGGGAGCAGTGGTAG
- the LOC116045783 gene encoding phosphoglucomutase-1-like isoform X3 encodes MFDLENKFKPFTVEIVDSVESYANLLRNIFDFAALKEILSGENHIKIRLDAMHGVVGPYVRRILCEELGCPTNSAVNCVPLEDFGGQHPDPNLTYAADLVDSMKEGQYDFGAAFDGDGDRNMILGKHGFFVAPPDSVAVIADNIFCIPYFQHTGVRGFARSMPTSAALDRVAKATKIELYETPTGWKFFGNLMDAGRLSLCGEESFGTGGDHIREKDGLWAVLAWLSILATRRQSVEDILKDHWLKYGRNYFTRYDYENIDIDVACEMMEDLEILIAGKSFVKQRFAVEDKIYQVEKADNFEYTDPVDSTISRNQGLRIIFSDGSRIIYRLSGTGSDGATVRIYIDSYEKEQIFEDTQVMLAPLATIALKISQLHHRTGRSGPSVIT; translated from the exons ATGTTTGACCTGGAGAACAAGTTCAAACCCTTCACAG TGGAAATTGTAGACTCTGTGGAATCCTATGCTAACTTGTTGAGGAACATCTTTGACTTTGCTGCTCTGAAGGAGATTCTATCTGGTGAAAACCACATCAAGATAAGACTAGATGCCATGCATGGAG TGGTAGGACCATATGTGAGGAGAATCCTCTGTGAGGAGCTGGGCTGCCCTACCAATTCTGCCGTCAACTGTGTCCCATTGGAGGACTTTGGGGGTCAACACCCAGATCCTAACCTCACCTATGCTGCAGATCTGGTTGACAGCATGAAAGAAGGACAGTATGATTTTGGTGCAGCATTCGATGGTGATGGG GACCGTAACATGATCCTTGGTAAACACGGCTTCTTCGTTGCCCCACCTGACTCTGTGGCTGTGATTGCTGACAACATCTTCTGCATCCCATACTTCCAGCATACAGGGGTGAGAGGCTTCGCCCGCAGCATGCCCACAAGCGCAGCCTTAGACAG AGTAGCCAAGGCAACAAAAATAGAATTATATGAAACTCCCACTGGGTGGAAGTTCTTTGGGAACTTGATGGATGCAGGCAGACTGTCTTTGTGTGGAGAGGAAAGCTTTGGTACAG GTGGAGACCATATTCGTGAAAAGGATGGGCTTTGGGCCGTGCTGGCATGGCTGTCCATCCTGGCCACTAGAAGGCAGAGTGTGGAGGATATTCTAAAGGACCACTGGCTAAAATATGGAAGAAACTACTTCACCAG ATATGACTATGAGAACATAGACATAGATGTAGCCTGTgagatgatggaggatttgGAGATTCTGATCGCCGGAAAGTCCTTCGTGAAGCAGAGATTTGCTGTGGAGGACAAGATCTACCAAGTGGAAAAAGCAGACAACTTTGAGTACACAGACCCGGTAGACAGCACCATCTCCAGGAACCAG GGTCTGCGGATAATCTTTTCTGATGGTTCTCGAATCATCTACAGACTCAGTGGGACAGGTAGTGATGGGGCGACAGTTCGGATCTACATAGACAGCTATGAGAAGGAGCAAATCTTTGAAGACACGCAG GTGATGCTGGCACCCCTGGCAACCATCGCTCTGAAGATTTCCCAGCTCCATCACAGGACAGGTCGAAGTGGCCCATCAGTCATCACATGA
- the LOC116045780 gene encoding leptin receptor gene-related protein isoform X2, with protein sequence MSGRLLSYCRFKTPDDKEGKPHGGSRKFVYQEGEHINNTQSTEQKFHTFIAMAGIKALVGLSFSGAIGLTFLLLGCALEQVYWPLFVLIFYILSPIPTFISRRLSDDTDSSSNACRELAYFLTTGIVVSSFGLPIVLARTSTIQWGACGLVMTGNAVIFLTILGFFVVFGGGDDFSWEQW encoded by the exons ATGTCAGGCAGACTGCTAAGCTACTGTCGCTTTAAGACACCTGATGACAAAGAAGGAAAACCCCATGGAGGAAGCAGGAAGTTCGTTTACCAAGAAGGAGAGCACATAAACAATACACAAAGCACAGAGCAAAAGTTTCACACCTTCATCGCAATGGCTGGCATTAAAG CACTGGTTGGGTTGTCCTTCAGTGGTGCCATTGGACTAACATTTCTTCTTCTGGGCTGTGCACTGGAACA GGTATACTGGCCGCTGTTTGTCCTGATTTTCTACATATTAAGCCCCATCCCAACCTTCATATCCAGACGCCTCAGTGATGACACTGACTCCTCCAGCAATGCATGCAGAGAGCTGGCTTACTTCTTAACAACTGGCATTGTGGTATCATCTTTTGGGCTTCCCATTGTGCTAGCCCGCACTAGCACA ATCCAGTGGGGTGCTTGCGGTCTGGTGATGACAGGAAACGCTGTCATCTTTCTCACTATCCTTGGCTTCTTTGTCGTGTTTGGAGGTGGGGACGACTTCAGCTGGGAGCAGTGGTAG